The following nucleotide sequence is from Zingiber officinale cultivar Zhangliang chromosome 10A, Zo_v1.1, whole genome shotgun sequence.
GCATACGTATATTCACAGTGGAGCCATACTGAATAACAAAAGATTTATTAGTGGAGTCTTTGCATATGTAGGTGTACAAATTTATAATAGAACGTAGGCAATCAACTAATAGCAAATAAACCTAAAGTAGCATCACTAGCAACTTGCAAGGACATAATATGGTGGAAATATCCCAGCATATTACAGTTATTGCAGAACTGAAGGAGGAAAGAGTTTGTAACGAGATTTAAAGCAACTGATTAATTACAGATAAAATATATCTGTAACTGATTAAAATCAACAGTGAACAGATGTTCAACTGATTAATTACAGAAAAAATATATCTGAAATCTCACAGAATTGTTCCAGAAAAGAGTAAGAAACTTACTGGGGTTTAGTCCTGAAGTGTTACTCCTTTCTGGAGAAGGATCTTTAGTAAGGGGATCATTTGAGCTCGTAAAGGGGGGAGAAATCCCTTCATTCTTTAACATTTCATTCACCTAAAAGGTTGTCAATATGTAATGGAGTTAAATGCATTAAGGTAATTCACCATCacaaaattttgagaataataaCTTTCTGGAAGAGCAGTAACATACTTTTGCATAGTAAGTTCCAAAGGTTCCTTCATTATGTGGAGGGACAGCTTTCACTTTGTCATTTGCTTCTGCAGCAGGTGTACTAACTTGAACTTCTGCTTCACTTTTCactccatctttttctttggattttGTATCCCCAGATTCAAATATGCCTTTGCGTTTTGGGGAGCCTTCTATATTGAAGATTTTAATAAAGTCCTTAACTCTTCCTTTTACTCTCCTACTGTGCATCTTTTCTTCCAAAGATACTGGGATATCTTTCTTTTTAGGGTTATTTGTGCCGACATCCTCAGAGTTTCTTTTTTGCTTCTGTTGTTTAATTTTAAAGCCATCAGTTGCATCTTGTTGCCCTCCATCTTCCTTCTCGTGTTCATTCAAGGTCTCGGATCCTGAGTAGACAAAGAAACGATATAGAACCGTAAAACCAACCAGAAGATTAACTTGTGTGAATGTGTTCCCGTTTTTGCAATTATTATCCTGAAAGAGTTGATGAATTTTTACGGTCATACTTATATTATCATTATTGTACCACGGAACTCTCCAGTATTATTATCTTTATCAAAGAGAAATGTCATAGATGGCTTGTTTTCATTGACAACTTTCTATTTTTAGTTCCGTAACTTCTAAAAACTAGCAGTATTACTACTGCAGTGATTAAATAACACAGATGTTGAGAGCAAGTACCTGCATTTCCAGTATAAGATTTGCTCGAGTAATTCGGATCAAGCTCAGACAAGTTGTACTCACGAAATGACAAATCCACCCCGTGCTTGATCTCTGAAAAGATGTCATTTATTACCTTGTTTTTGTGGTTTTCAGTTTGATTGTTGGATATTCCAGGTGAAGCAGACAtataatcatcatcatcatcatcagatgGATATTCAACAGATTGTATGACCACTTCAGGTAATCTACTATATCTACCAGCAACATTAGTTTCCTCTGAAAGAGAAGAAAGACCAAGTGACACTCCTTTGCCAGCCCATCTGTATATAGAGAAGTGAAATTGATTGTTGTTGATGTAACCCTCTAAGCTGGTTGCATATCTTTCAGACTGACTCCCCTTGCTGAAAGTTTCTGACGATTTAATGGTGCCCCGAGAGAGTTGACTAGCTAAAGGGCTTTGCCGATAAAATGAATGACCAGAACTTCTCAGGTCATCATGAACTGATGCTGCTTTCGAAGCATTCGGTGAATGTGGAAAGCTAAAATTGTCATCCTCAATCTTCGATGGAGGGTGATGTGTTGGCGAACCAAATGGTGGATGTTCTACTCCTTTTGCCAACTTCGTCATGGGGAAGCTGGAATAGCCATGCTTGTTAAACCAACAGAAATATACGCATGAATTATATCATTAAAAAAACAAAGAATTTGatgtagattaattttttttaactaaggaTTAGTATTTTATTGAGTAAAAGATGGGCGTCTATAATAACAATAGCACAAATTTAACGCCTTTAAAATAAAAAACCAATCTGTTTcactttctaaacctaggtgggTGGGTATCAGTAGCTTTGGACCTCTTCGTAATCAGATCTTCATTCTCGCAACTTGCTTTTCGTTTATGATCACACATATCAATGCTAATATCACGATGCGAAGCTACTTCAGATTCTAATGTTAAAATCCAAAAGGAGTGTATCCCTGTGGTGTCGTATAATTAATCCTACAATAATTAAGGAGGTCAATCGAAATTACCGAAATTGAAACTTGAGAAACAGGCTCGGGAATCGACTCAATCTGAAAAGAGGTACTAAAAGAGGGAACAAAAAGATGGAACCTGAGATGTGGCGGCAGCGACGAGCCTCCAACGAAAACAGGCCGATTAGGGCTGGCAATTCTTGAACTAGGCGAGGAAGGGAAAGGGTCTCGATCGAGCTTCCCGAGCGTGGAGAGGTCGGACTCGCTGCCAGGGAATATGTCGTCATAGAAATCATCGCCAAGGAGGCGCCTTCGGGCCGGGCTGCCGAGCTCCCCGAAAGAGGGCTTCTCGGTGGAGGGGGTGCGAGGTCGTGCGCGTGCGTCGAGTGATTCCTCCCGGCTGCGTCGTCTCTCATAGAAGGACCGCCTTGGGGGGCCGCCGAACACGTCAGCGAAGTCGACGTCGGAATTACGGTGGTACTGCGGCtgctggtggtggtggtgattgCCGAAGGGATCGCGGTGGACGTGGTCCCTCACGCCGAGTTTCGCCATGGCGTCCGAGAAAGGCTAGTGCGAGGGCATTTTCTTGATCGACGGAAGAGGGAATGGAGTTAGGGACGGGGATGGAGACAAGACAAGAGAAAAGGGAAAGGGGGGATTGGGCCAGTGGAGTGGAGAAGAACGAAGAAGGATTGGAGTTGCGGTTGTGGTTGTGGTTGCGAAGGGCGAACGCACAGCTGGAGCTCGCGCCACTAGTGGTCGCCAGTTTTCGTATGGCGTGGAGAAGCTCGGAGTGGGGGGACTCCACCCGGGAACGAACAAACGAACAAACGAACGAATGGAGAGGAGACGAGAATGGCGACAGGTGGGACCGACGAGAAGCGGCGGGCGACGGATCAGGTGGGGCCCGCAAAATGGAAGGATTTATATCATTATATGGAAAACTAATCCGCTTGTAATTCAGTTCGAAGGCTCGAAGCGAGTGCCTCAGTAAGACACGATGCCGTAGAATGCTTGTCGAATATGAGAATCCAGGTATGTCTCCATGTATCCTCACCTCACCTCACCTCACCTCACCTCAAATAGATTACTCAAGCTCAAACCTTAATTTGACTCGTTTTGTTTACCAATTAGGACCAAAGCACCTAAGTCAGTGTAACAAAGGTCATGAGCAATGCACTTCGTTTCACCCATCTGCAACTCCAAGACACAAATTAGGTTGGAACATTTGTTTAGTTTAAGTGCATCACTACGGTGAGAGTAAATAGTTTCTTAAAGAAAATGAATGTACACGTCTTGGATTCATTCTCTAATTTATTGAAAGATTTATGGAGTTCTGTGACTGCAGCAATTCCCAACAAGAGTAGATTTGAAGAAGTAAAATCCTGCAACGATGGACAACAATAAGTTTCCAGATTGAAATAGTATCAACCAGATTTTCTACTAATAATTTTAAGAAACTATTTATGGTTTGTCAAGGAAATTCACTTTGTAACTTTGTTACGAATTTAGTCAAGTTGGAAAGATTTGATGGAAAAAACTTTCGACATTGGTAAAAGAAATTAGATTTCCTATTCACTTTGCTAAATGTGGTATATGTTTTTACCACACAATcgacaaaaaaataaaatgaaactaTGGCATAAACAAGGGCAAGATAAAAATAGGATCAAAATGATTATGGGTGTAAGAGGCATATTTGAAATGCAATGACTTATACTTTGTTCAACCAATACTATAACAAGGAAATCATAAAGGAAATATGG
It contains:
- the LOC122027160 gene encoding J domain-containing protein required for chloroplast accumulation response 1-like, with protein sequence MAKLGVRDHVHRDPFGNHHHHQQPQYHRNSDVDFADVFGGPPRRSFYERRRSREESLDARARPRTPSTEKPSFGELGSPARRRLLGDDFYDDIFPGSESDLSTLGKLDRDPFPSSPSSRIASPNRPVFVGGSSLPPHLSFPMTKLAKGVEHPPFGSPTHHPPSKIEDDNFSFPHSPNASKAASVHDDLRSSGHSFYRQSPLASQLSRGTIKSSETFSKGSQSERYATSLEGYINNNQFHFSIYRWAGKGVSLGLSSLSEETNVAGRYSRLPEVVIQSVEYPSDDDDDDYMSASPGISNNQTENHKNKVINDIFSEIKHGVDLSFREYNLSELDPNYSSKSYTGNAGSETLNEHEKEDGGQQDATDGFKIKQQKQKRNSEDVGTNNPKKKDIPVSLEEKMHSRRVKGRVKDFIKIFNIEGSPKRKGIFESGDTKSKEKDGVKSEAEVQVSTPAAEANDKVKAVPPHNEGTFGTYYAKVNEMLKNEGISPPFTSSNDPLTKDPSPERSNTSGLNPTATKENNNVSAYNAEEYHFEDLEGCLVEELPQTLFENQQSASQREEIEIANRKIREWSKGKEGNIRSLLSTLQYVLWSGCGWKPVPLVDIIEGPSVKRAYQKALLYLHPDKLQQRGAAEHQKYIAEKVFDILQEAWDQFNSTSGVF